From the genome of Caminicella sporogenes DSM 14501:
TTTTATAAATACGGTTTTTCGACCGCTTATAGGAACAATAGGAGGAGCTTTTGTACTTTCTTTCATACTCAGTTTTACGGATTTTGGCATACCTGCATCTGTAGGTGGAACATATAGTGTTATGGCAACATATCTTTATCAAACAATGATAGGGTCGATACCAGATTTTGATACAGGGGCGGTACTAGCAGTTTTAATGCTATTTCCTGCAGGGTTTGGAATAATATTTTTAAATTATCTTGAAAGATTTAATTTCTACTATGACAAAATAGTAAGAACAGATTTACCACAAAACAGGTGGAGAAATTTATTATTATCTATATTTTCAATATCAATTGTAGTATGCATTATGTCGATATTCGTTGTGATATTTATAGTACCTTTTGTAAAAAATTATCCTTACGATATGTCATTGAATGTGAAATTTTTTATATCAACTTTTTTTTCAAAAGATGTATTAACTGTATATAAAAACTCACTCTTTGTATCAGCATTTTCTGCGATAATAGGAACTTTCATTTCATATAGTGCAGCGATACTTAATACTCGTACGAATATAAAGAAAAAATTAAAAACAAGTATAGATATTGTTTCAATGATAACAAATGCAGTACCTGGGATGGTATTAGGAATTTCATATTTGTTTTTTTTTAATAAGAGTATTTTCAAGGGGACATTTATGATAATAATAGTTTGTAATACAATTCATTTTTTTACGACTCCTTATCTTATGGCAAAAAATTCCTTTGTAAAAATGAATCCCGTATGGGAAATTACAGGAGAGCTTATGGGTGATACATGGATTAAGACAATAGTAAAGATAATAATACCTAATTCAATGTCAACTATTGTAGAGATGATATCTTATTTTTTTATAAATTCAATGAATACAATAAGCGCTATAATATTTTTAGTAACTGCAAGAACATCTGTAATTACAAGCAAGATAAAAGAATTTCAGCATTATGCTAACTTTAATGAAATATTTGTACTCTCAATATTTATATTTGGAACAAATATAATGTTTAAAATAATAAATTCTATTTTAGAAAAAAAGTTTTTTGTCTATAAAAAGATTTAAATTTTATATATCAAAATTTTTATACAAGGGGGCTAATTAAGATGGAAAGAAGGTTAAAGAGTATAATTATTTTTATGCTTATGTTCTTAACGTTCTTAACTTTTGTGGTATTTGTAGGATGTACAAATGAAAGTAAAAAGCAAGTAGTAATATATACTAATGCAGATGAAGAAGCTATAGAAGTTATGAAGAATGTTCTAGATAATGAAGGATATGAGGGTAAATATATACTTAAGTCTTTTGGCACATCCGAACTTGGAGGGAAACTTATGGCAGAGGGAAGTGCAATTGAAGCTGATCTTATAACAATGAGTTCATATTTTATAGAAAGTGCTCAAAAGCAACATAATATGTTTGAACAACTGCAATTTGATACAGGAGCACTCAGAAAATATCCTTCATATTATACTCCAATACTTGCAAATACAGGCTCTATATTTGTTAATACACAGGTTATAAATGAAAAGAGTCTTTCTATGCCAAAATCGATAAAGGATTTAACAAGAAAAGAATATAGAAGACTTGTTTCAATTCCGAATATAATGGATTCTTCGACAGGATGGCTTCTTATTCAAGCTATTATAAGTGAATATGGAGAAAGTGAAGGAATAGAGATTATGAAAGCATTAATTCAAAATTGTGGACCTCATATTGAAAGTTCAGGTTCAGGACCTATAAAAAAGGTAAGGGTGGGAGAAGTAGCAGTAGGATTTGGGCTTCGACATCAGGCAGTTGCTGATAAAATTGAAGGAAAGCCTATAGAAGTTATAGACCCTGTAGAAGGAAATTTCACACTCACAGAGTCGGTTGCAGTTGTAAAAAAGGATGATAAAGAAATATCAAAACTTGCAATGGAAATGGCTAAAGTGATAGTTAAAAAGGCGAGAAAAGAACTTATAAATTACTATCCTGTTGCACTTTATAAGGGAGAAATTGTGAACAAAATAAATAAGCCTGCGAATTTTAAAGTGTTTAAAGAACCTCTTACAGTAGATCTTCTGAAAGTTCACCAAAACTTTTTCAAATCAGCAGTACAAGCCGTACGATAATGTAAATGAATACAACTTTTATATAATTTAACGGAAAAACAATGTTTAGAAATTTAAATTAAATATTAGGAGATGGTTAAAGGTGAAAGTCTGTAAACTTTTAACTCCAGGGCCACTTACAACATCGGAAACTGTAAAGGCTCAAATGCTTATAGATAGATGTACATGGGATGAAGAATATAAGAGCATGACACAAAAAATAAGACATCAGCTTTTAAAAGTGGCTAAGGCTTCAGAAGAACTTTATACAGTTATTTTAATGCAGGGGAGTGGGACTTTTGGGGTCGAAGCTGTCTTAGGTACAGAACTTAAGAGTGAAGATAAATGTCTTATAGTCATAAATGGTGCATATGGTAAAAGAATGGCAAAAATAGCAGAATGTTTGGGGATAAATTATGATGTATATAAAGTTAATTATAAAACCATTCCAGATGTGGAAAATATAAGAAATATCATTCAGAGAGATAAACAGATAAGCCATATAGCCATGGTTCATTGTGAAACGACTACTGGAATACTTAATCCAATTGAGGAAATCGCAGGATTGTGCAAAGAATATAGAAAGACATTTATACTAGATGCAATGAGTAGTTTTGGAGGAGTGCCTATAGACGTTGAAAATTTAGGAATAGATTATCTTGTAAGTAGTGCAAATAAATGTATACAAGGTGTACCTGGTTTTTCATTTGTAATTGCAAAAAAAGAAAAACTGTCTGCATGTAAGGGTAATTCGAAGAGCCTTTCTCTTGATCTTTATGATCAATGGAAAAATATGGAAAAAGATGGGAAATGGAGATTTACATCGCCTACACATGCTGTAGCGGCATTTTCAATGGCACTGGATGAACTTGAAAGAGAAGGTGGAGTTCAAAAAAGATATGAGCGTTATAAAAAAAATAATAAACTTTTAAGAAAACGACTTGAAGATATAGGTATAAATGCATATATATGTAAAGAGTTTCAATCCCCTATAATAACGACTTTTCTTTTTCCTTATAAAGGATTTGATTTTGAGAAATTTTATAACTATATAAAGGAAAGAGGTTTTATACTTTATCCAGGGAAACTTACATATGAGGATACATTTAGGATAGGTAATATAGGGGAAGTATATGAAAAAGATATTAAAAAACTTTGTGATATAATACAAGAATATATAAGGAGGAGCAGATAGTGAAAAGAGTAGAAGGGGTAATATTTGACTGGGCAGGAACGACTGTAGATTTTGGTTGTATTGCACCTATAAATGCATTTATTGAAATATTTAAAATGGTTGGAATAGATATTACTCTTGAAGAAGCAAGGGAACCAATGGGAATGCTTAAAAGAGATCATATAAAGACAATACTTCAAATGCCCAGAATAAGTAAATTATGGGAGAAAAAATATGGCAAATCATTTGACGAAAAAGATATAAATAAATTATATTCAAAATTTGAAAAGATATTAATGGAATCACTTTCGCAATATACAGATCCCATTCCTTATGTACTAGAGACTGTAGAGTTTCTAAGAGAACAAGGGATTAAGATAGGTTCTACAACAGGATATACGAACAATATGATGAAGATAGTAGTCAAAGGAGCAAAAGACAAAGGATACAGTCCGGATTTTTGGGTGACTCCTGATACTACAAAATCGTACGGTAGACCTTATCCTTATATGATATTTAGAAATATGGAGGCTTTAGGACTTTTGACTACTTGGAAGGTAGTAAAAGTTGGAGATACTGTTGCAGATATAAAAGAGGGAGTTAATTCAGGCGTTTGGTCTGTGGGAGTGGCAGTTGGAAGTTCACAGATGGGAGTTAACATTGAGCAGTTTAATTCTCTTTCTAAAGAAGATAAAATGAATATGGTGCAAAAAGTCAAAGAAGTTTTTCTGAAAGCTGGTGCAGATTTTGTAGTGGAGAATATGAGTGAACTTCCTATGCTTATAGAAAAAATAAACATACTAATAGGAGAAGGGAAAAGACCTGGGATATAATTTAATATTGTTTGTATTATAAAAAAATTGACTTAAGTGAAAATAAAAATTCCTTTCTGACAAGAATCAATAAATAAAGGTAAATCTGGAAATGAGTTTTTAAATGAATATATAAAAAAGAATTAAAAATGATTAATGAGGATAATCTAAATATAGTATAGGATTTTCATTTATTTTTTAAAAGTCTTTTTAAGCATGCACTTCAAAAGAAATAATTGAAACAGAATAGGGTGTTTAAAACTTTTTGATAACAAATATATTTTTGTTTCAAAAAAATTTTTTAAAATAAATATTCTTTTTAAAATTTATAATTTGATGTAAAAATAGATTTGAATTATGAAATATATGAAATTATGCTATGGAAATAAAATATTAAATGAATATCAATAATTTAACTTTAGTTCTACAAAATAAAAAGTTAAAATTG
Proteins encoded in this window:
- a CDS encoding ABC transporter permease subunit, which gives rise to MHKVKKEIWIIFIVLSIFFLLFLFIPLVMLFLRSFRIEKGFGFSNYISIIREKEVILAILNSIKISFTTAIITTILAFIMAYTVNCTNISKRVKQILNVGILVPMFFPTITYGFAIIYSFGKQGLLTKFFGKEFIHIYGFKGLLIGYVIYTLPMVFLLINNSFEYIDKRFIIISKLMGDKTIRSFINTVFRPLIGTIGGAFVLSFILSFTDFGIPASVGGTYSVMATYLYQTMIGSIPDFDTGAVLAVLMLFPAGFGIIFLNYLERFNFYYDKIVRTDLPQNRWRNLLLSIFSISIVVCIMSIFVVIFIVPFVKNYPYDMSLNVKFFISTFFSKDVLTVYKNSLFVSAFSAIIGTFISYSAAILNTRTNIKKKLKTSIDIVSMITNAVPGMVLGISYLFFFNKSIFKGTFMIIIVCNTIHFFTTPYLMAKNSFVKMNPVWEITGELMGDTWIKTIVKIIIPNSMSTIVEMISYFFINSMNTISAIIFLVTARTSVITSKIKEFQHYANFNEIFVLSIFIFGTNIMFKIINSILEKKFFVYKKI
- a CDS encoding extracellular solute-binding protein, with amino-acid sequence MERRLKSIIIFMLMFLTFLTFVVFVGCTNESKKQVVIYTNADEEAIEVMKNVLDNEGYEGKYILKSFGTSELGGKLMAEGSAIEADLITMSSYFIESAQKQHNMFEQLQFDTGALRKYPSYYTPILANTGSIFVNTQVINEKSLSMPKSIKDLTRKEYRRLVSIPNIMDSSTGWLLIQAIISEYGESEGIEIMKALIQNCGPHIESSGSGPIKKVRVGEVAVGFGLRHQAVADKIEGKPIEVIDPVEGNFTLTESVAVVKKDDKEISKLAMEMAKVIVKKARKELINYYPVALYKGEIVNKINKPANFKVFKEPLTVDLLKVHQNFFKSAVQAVR
- the phnX gene encoding phosphonoacetaldehyde hydrolase; translation: MKRVEGVIFDWAGTTVDFGCIAPINAFIEIFKMVGIDITLEEAREPMGMLKRDHIKTILQMPRISKLWEKKYGKSFDEKDINKLYSKFEKILMESLSQYTDPIPYVLETVEFLREQGIKIGSTTGYTNNMMKIVVKGAKDKGYSPDFWVTPDTTKSYGRPYPYMIFRNMEALGLLTTWKVVKVGDTVADIKEGVNSGVWSVGVAVGSSQMGVNIEQFNSLSKEDKMNMVQKVKEVFLKAGADFVVENMSELPMLIEKINILIGEGKRPGI
- the phnW gene encoding 2-aminoethylphosphonate--pyruvate transaminase — encoded protein: MKVCKLLTPGPLTTSETVKAQMLIDRCTWDEEYKSMTQKIRHQLLKVAKASEELYTVILMQGSGTFGVEAVLGTELKSEDKCLIVINGAYGKRMAKIAECLGINYDVYKVNYKTIPDVENIRNIIQRDKQISHIAMVHCETTTGILNPIEEIAGLCKEYRKTFILDAMSSFGGVPIDVENLGIDYLVSSANKCIQGVPGFSFVIAKKEKLSACKGNSKSLSLDLYDQWKNMEKDGKWRFTSPTHAVAAFSMALDELEREGGVQKRYERYKKNNKLLRKRLEDIGINAYICKEFQSPIITTFLFPYKGFDFEKFYNYIKERGFILYPGKLTYEDTFRIGNIGEVYEKDIKKLCDIIQEYIRRSR